The genomic interval TTTATGGAGAGaacaaagaagaacaagagcaccatttatttaaaaagtgagacaagaaacaaacaaataatgtcacaataaaatatattaaaacaatatttcCAAATAAACGCCAGGTTTTTATATGTTCTGTTTCAAAGATAGCAAACAGGATGAAAAAAATCCCACAGTCATTGATGAAGaacttctctcctcttcctctcagagcTTGCTGCTGCAGATCGGGGAGTCgatgctggaggaggaggctcGTGAAGcagagcaggagaaggagatgTACATGAAGGAGAGCTGCCCTGCTCTCTCCATCCCAAGCTGCATGCAGGAGCTGCAGGTACCTCACCTACTGGGTGTTTGGGTCATATGAAAGCCCACATTTTCAGTACCCAATGGTTAGTCATAAATTAAGATAAAAggtgaaacatgtttttaaaagttataacCATGAGACAGATGTCAAAAAAAGTTGTTGAGAAATTGAAAAATCAGTGTTATGTGATCCTGAGATCTGAGAAAAGTCAAAACAGTTAAATGAAAATTctgaaaaaatatgtaaaatgtaaaaataactaaaatcaTGAAATTAAACAATCAAAGGTAAAATGTATATACGACTATAATTATGAAAGTCAAACTAAGAAGGCAAAATATCAAATGaatgcagctttaacttcaatCTCTTGATTCTGACAGTCTTGTGGTGTTACAGGCTTTGTTCATGAGGAAAACAGAAATGGAGACGACAAAAACTCTGCTTTGTGACACTGATTGTTACGGAAACACATCCCATGCTTATGGTTATAGAACAGCATTACGAGAGCTCACCCTGCATCTCTCTTTGTTCCCATTTATTATAATAACAGGAGCTGTGCAGAAAAATTCACAAGCAGATTGATCTGGTGGACGAGGAGCGATACGACATGGAGATTAAGATGAATACGTCTAAGAAagaggtgtgtgttttatgCATGTGTCTTTACAGCAAAAGTGTTACTTTACATCAATCAGAAGCTTTTACAAAACAGATCTGAACCAAAGACTCCACCTTTGTTGTGCATTTTTTCAGAAACAAAGCAGTTTGGACTCATCTTGAATAAAAGCCATGGCACTGAAGCAGACTACAGATTtttagatacacacacaaacacacctgagtaACTGTGTTTTCCCTCAGGCTGACAACCTAAAGCTAATGGTTCAGGATCTTAAGGGGAAGTTTAAGAAGCCGGCCCTGAAGAAGGTGCGGATGTCTGCTGATGCCATGCTGGCTGCTCTGCTGGGCTCCAAACACAAAACGTCCATGGACCTGAGAGCCAACCTGAAGCAGGTCAAAAAAGAGGTCAAAGAGGAGGTGGGTGCTTcagattttatatatataacaaaCACTATATGTTCTGAGTTGAATCTGACTGCTTtctcttcctgtgtttctgtgccAGGAGATGAATTCTGGCGACTGGAGGAAGAACATCGAGGACAAGGCCGGTATGGACGGCAGGAAGAAGATGTTTGAAACAGAGGCTTAAAACATGTCCATCATTCATTTTTGTGTATTATGTGAGTTTGCTTTGTTTGAAATTTgtaaaaactataaaagaataaatgatgtgttgttttgtgtgtttcatgccACTGATTACCAAAACCATGAGATACAAATGTTGTGTCACTGAACACAGACTACAAGTTCTCTAACGAACATGGGTAATTGGTAAATCATAATgaacaatacaattaaaaaaagggaCAAAGGACAGATTCAAGAAGCTCCTTTAGGCCTTACATTAGTAACAAGCCTCTTGTGATtcaatcttattattattaataaaagttacagcAGTAGATTTTGAAAAGGGGAACAGCTTCACTTACATTTCTTTGCTTTCAGAGTTCAGGATGGATGCGTTGATGTGGTGGGTATTTTTTCATGCTCATCAAGCTGCTCCAGGCTTTTAATGTGTCAACTGGTTTACTGCATAATTTAGAAACAAATGTGTTTGGGAATATCAAATCTCCGAAGCACAGCAGCATGATATTAAAAGTCTAAAGCTGAGTACTGACATGCAATATTTAGGCCATGTCTGAAAGTGGATCTCTTTACCTCAGCCAACATTAAGGCCTCATGTGGGTTTAAATGCGTTCAAAGAAGGTTTAATTCAATGAATAACGGAGCATTATCAAATTTTATTCAGAGCGCAGAAGCAAAAATGGCTTTTTAAGAGGCCAGTAGCTCATTTTGAAGTTGACATTGcttactaaaaaataaatacataaaggaataatgataaaaaaaaagctgcttaaagctcctgtgaggaattttctgtttgtgttgattttggtgcccccctgtggacaaagtgttctTAGCTAATTTTGTCATGTACATGTGTAATGAGTGTTTcttgtaaaaatatatttttatataaattccatcctgctgtttttttaacactaaGGTGTATCATTCATTGAGATTCTAGGccaagaaaaatgtaaaaagaagctGTATCAGCAGTGTGCAGCTATTAACacggtctggcacctacccccatTAGCTGGTAGTTTAAGACATTAGAAATAACTACATAGAAATagtaagtcttttttttaatagtcttgtttgtttttttaggcCACAAGGAATCATCAGTATGAATCTCAGTTTTtttcaaaaccagctaaaaactcttcacaggagctttaaaatgcagGATAGTACAAAAACTGTAGAAgagcagaagaaaaagaagcttTCCTTGCTGTGTAATATGAGAacccctgcttttattttgagttATCTTGTCTTTGgtatgaaaacagaaaacagatcaATAACTCATCAGAGCTTGGTGCCGTTTATAAAaccttttgtttgtgtgtaagatTACCTCACAAACAGAGTACTGGAGTCACTGTTATAAATGTGGTCAGCCTAATTGTACACCTTGCAAACCAGACACTTTGTTCATATGATGACATCTCGTTTGGAAGatgaatttgatttttttttccagatcaAAGATGTAGATGCTCTTCTTTACTctgtaaaaacatcacaaaacagcagcaaacaacaaaaaacacttcaaatgtaCAAATCTGATCTGTGCATATCCATTCAAACTTCTGCTACAAATGTATATACATGTAATTGCACAGAGCTAGCCTAGGCCCTTGCTAGTTGGAGTGTGAACCTTATGAGGTTAGGATTTTAACCTTCAGCTAAAGGGGATAGATAataggtttaaaaaaaactattttgtttagattagagaactttattaatccccttTGAGGGAAACTCATGTGCCACAAGCGTAtgttcacagaatcaacaaacaataaacaatacagtcacaaagcatgaaaaatatataaataacacAGTCACACCATTTGATGCATAATTAACAGCCATGAGTCAGATCCATAACTATGTTTATGAAATAGCCTATACACTTCTAGATTACACATGTTTAAATTCcatgtaatgaaaaaaataaagaaataaaataaatacaataaatatctaCATACAGTAAAGTAATACTTTGCTGTTCTGTTGTTTGCTCTTTGGtagattttaagtatttttcaatATGTTCAGAttgtccacttttctttttttaaataaagttttatttatttgagacTTCTTTCCTCTGGTCACGTGAGAGCATGTGACGTCACGAGAGACCGTATGATACACTGGAGGAAGTAAAGAAAAGAAtccatcagagacaacagaCAGGGACAGTTTATAATAAAGAAACAGATATAAATCAGTAAGTCTCTTTAGACGGATAAGGACGAGGAGCTCCAGGTCTCTGCTGGCCGCTGATCTCCACACGAAGAGACAAAATGACGGCGGCGGTGTTCTTCGGCTGCACCTTCATCGCGTTCGGCCCAGCCGTCGCGCTGTTCCTGTTTACCATCGCTCGGGAGCCGCTCAGGGTCATTTTCCTCATAGCAGGGTGAGAGTCCATTCATATTAATGAAAGAGATATATTAATAAGCTTTAAAGATTAATAGTTTCTGTATAGTCGTGTTAAATGTGATGAAACTCAGTGTTTACTACCGTTAGCTTGCTAGCTTACTTACAGCTATGTTAGTTAGCTTTAGCTAGCTAACTGTGACTCGTCCTggttagtttgtttttattaaacctTCATACAAACTTATTCATCAGATTTTCAGACCTGTtctaacatacacacactaaccTCTGAAACATcaacaactcacacacacagcatctcAACCAGGGGCTCTGTTCTCTTCCTGATGGACCAGAGACAGACTCCTCATGCTGCAAACTCTACAAACTATTTTAAGGATATTTTATTATgggtgtatatatatttatattttgtaatGCTCAGACCCAAAGTGAGGTTTACAGGTATTTTAAAGGCATTAAAAAGTGATGTCCAGAAAAGGCCATGCCCAGTCAGCAGCACTGAGTTTTGGTTTTGAAGTCCAAcactgttaaccctcctgttaccctcaaatgtacaaacatcttttatccttggggtcaatttgacccctgcaatttaaacctccagaaactgatcgttacccaggtttatatttcaggtactttatgtttttttaggatataaaaatgcatgttatagtgacctcaatatcatccaaaacaactaaaacaaatgtgtaaaatgttgaagtttcttatgttttatacagctacaacagcctggggtcaaattgaccccaaggaacatcaatcaatcaatctttatttatatagcaccaaatcacaaaaaacgttatctcaagatgcttttacaaacagagcaggtctagaccgctaTATGtccaattatgaacagagacccaacaccatgacagggtaagactcagtcttaccccaccttaatccatcatgagcatcacacctcgcagtatttagctagttacagtggcgaggaccaacttcctttaacaggcagaaacctcgagcagaaccagactcatgttaggcagcCATCTgactcgactgagttgggtctggaaagagggatagaggagagtaagagagagagggagcggtgatagtgatgagacgagtagtagaaggtGTGGTATCAatggtaatttttttttacaggaaatttgATATTTTCACAGTTGTCCCCAATAAatgaggaaaagtcatgaaatatgaagccaaaacaaaaaaagtgaatcattaatttagagacgttaaacattgaatggggtccaattgaccccaaggataataggagggttaaacaagCAGCATACACTTAGTTTTAAAACTGCTTTAACATAATATAGATTCAGGATTTACATATCTTCTTAACCTCTTGTGTGAGTGTAAAGTTAGCAGTATATTAACTTGTGTTATCAGAGAAAGTAACTGTTAGTAATTGtagagtaaaataaatgaagctGCAAAAGTGTTCACCCACTGAGTTTTGGTTTCTGAAATGTGAGGACTTGAAGATTCAAGCATCATTCCTCCATGAAGGGCATTTCAGTTTTGcttagttataataataataacaacaaaacaaactgagaagCATTGAAATATTAGCTTTCTGAAATGTCAGTGACAGCAGATCTGTTGTAAGCAGCCAGGTCATAAACCAGAGCTTAAATGACTAAGACCTGAGCAGGCAGATTGCTGGGTCACACCCTGTGAAGCGCTCAGAAGATGTCAGATTGCTCGAGGTCGTCTTTGTATTCTTTTTCAAGCGTCTGTGATAATGAATGTGTTTGGTGTTCAGCCTGCTGGTCTCATAAGAAATCTGAATACATCACTTTAGTAATTGAGCCTGATTTTAGACAGATTTCTGAGTGTTTATAGGCAATAAATGGTAAAGAGATATCATACACATACTAATTTGTAGCAATAAAGTAACACAGGATTACATCTCAACCATAGAGGCTGAGCAGTTTACCTGAGGGGTCCTTTGTGTCAGCCAATACTCACATCTGGTCTGTAATATTCTGTTTAACAAAGCtccttgtgtttttgtatgttcCTCCCCTCAGAGCGTTCTTCTGGCtggtgtctctgctgctgtcctcTTTGGTGTGGTTCATCTCAGTTCAGATCAGTAACAAGGAGAGTGCAGCACAACAGAAAGGTCTCCTTATCTTCGGAGTGGTGCTCTCCGTCCTGCTGCAGGAAACCTTCCGCTTTGGGTACTACAAGCTGCTGAAGTAAGTCACTGCAGTAAAGGGATGGCTATCAGGTTTCCTTCCTTGCTGTGCAGCTTTGGATGTACATTGTCATATAGATTTTACTGTCAGTGCTGGAAGTCTTTTTGTGACTTCTTCTCAAACTTCAA from Notolabrus celidotus isolate fNotCel1 chromosome 3, fNotCel1.pri, whole genome shotgun sequence carries:
- the LOC117810617 gene encoding troponin I, fast skeletal muscle-like; protein product: MAEKKMSTNRRNQLKSLLLQIGESMLEEEAREAEQEKEMYMKESCPALSIPSCMQELQELCRKIHKQIDLVDEERYDMEIKMNTSKKEADNLKLMVQDLKGKFKKPALKKVRMSADAMLAALLGSKHKTSMDLRANLKQVKKEVKEEEMNSGDWRKNIEDKAGMDGRKKMFETEA